TAGAATCCAAATACTGAAACTCAAAACGGAATAGAAGACGAGGAAATACAGAGGATGATATTTTAAAATGTATAAGACACAAGGTTCATTCACACAAAACAGCATCTGAAATTTATTGGATATAGAACTTTCATCTTCTTCACTGAATATTTTCCCCTTTGGGAATCAATATTATGAGTTGTTCTCTATAAACATGAAACAAAGGGTAAGAATTGTTCCCTAATTAAGTGGCTAATTTTCATCTTGTACAAAAAATATAGCTCCTAAGAGAAGCTAATTCATTTACATGTATAAAAAATGGCCTAAATAAGAATAACAAAAGACATGTTTTGCCTTAAGCTGTCACTGCACAGAATGTAGTTGACTAAAAAATTGGTATATACTGGCTGAGAGCACAGTTTCTAATGCTTTTAATGCCTCCTTGTGCTGTATCCTGTTTCAGGTCTTTAAGTATAAAGTAGTTTATCGCTCTGTTCGAATCAAGCATTCTTTAGGTAATCCGAATTCCTTTTTCTGCAGCATAAGTTGTCGTCTCCAAGGATCATTATGCAACTTGTAGTGCAACACCTAAggaaacaaaaggaaaaacataTCTCTCAGCATATTATTATTTTCGGAAAGATGGAATTATTGTCGATCATCTACATGTACTAATCAaggctttttcttcttttctatagGTTTTTCTCCTTTATCTCTTgcattgagaagaaaaagaaaaacacatatCTTTCAGCATGATGCTAAGATTCAGAATTGTATTAACAAAACAATCTACAGATACAAAAGCATTAGAGAAAACATGATGTGTACCTGTATGAATGTGGCAAACACATCATCTTCCTCTAGCTGCGAAAACTTTAGACCCCAGTCCTCAACACTACCACGTAAAGCTTTCTGTCTCTCAGCTTCAAGCACAACTGAATCCCGATACAAGAATCTTTGCCAGATTCTCTTCACATTCGCCAATTTAAATTCTATTTCTGTTTCGTTAAAGCTCTACAAGAAGTAAATATACTATCAGTCAATCCTAGCTACACCTACCATGAATGAAGGGAAAACTTCTACATTGAACTGAAGAGAGTATAGAGTTACCCGGAGAATGTTTAATAGATTGGGTATTTCATCTTCACGTATCCTAACAGCAAAACTTTCGTAGTTGAGAAAATTCTCATATGGCAGGTATATCCCGTCCTGAGCATAGGGAAATGGAAGTCAGACACATAGGACATAAGAGTGAGCATTCAAAAAGCTTCATATGAATGCGCTTATCTGTCGCAATCCACTGGAATAAAGCGTGCAATAATAAACAACCTGAATCACCACTGGAATGCACCCTTGCAAAATACTATCTTCCATTCTTCCGCTCCAACCATCCCCAGGCATAACCCCACAAAAGACAGAACTTGCCAATTCCTCGTGGTAGTTCCCAGCACGTAGTGGTGTCACTATCACATCCTCTGCATGCTGCTTGCCAAGCTTACCTTCCTTGTTAAGGGTTGATCCAAATTCTTCGGCCACTTTTTGCCTTATGCCCATACTATACCTGCAGATTTCACCAACAGCCTCACTAATATTAAATTTTGTCAAAACAAGCTGTGTGCTAAGGATGATTTGTAAACCAACAATACAAATGGCCAACATGCTCTCTTCTACCAATAATGGTTAATGAGCGAGCTGTCAGAGACCCGGAGGTTAGTGTCTCGAACATAACATGGTTCACGTCTTGCAGTAGAAATCCAAATCTTATAGGCTTCAGATCACTTACGTAGCTTCTGGTCTTCCATTTTTATAAGCTGGTCCAAGATTTCCATTAAAATAGAAGAATGTTTTCCGCTTCTCACGAGGTCTGCACACATATTTGTCCAACATATCTGGTCATGACTCATGGTCAATATAAAATAAGATCTGAACTATCTCTGCATTTGAAAGGCAAAACTACCTGGACCATAGTTTAGCATTTAGGGAACCTTCATCAGGTCGTTTCCAAGCTGGAAGTACGATATCTTTATGTGGGTCAAAGCAGGGGTGGTTTCCTCTTCTATCTGATGAAATTGAATCCCAATTATCAGACCAATATGCTGTTGTTGAATGGTTATGCTTCGAGTTTGTATTACCCCAATGGACCAACATCATGCTGTTCCATATCTCTTTCGGAGCATAGCAAGCACCTTCATCCCATGAGAAGAACTGCCTTGACAAAAAAGAACAACAAAAAAAGATGAAATCAGTGACATCAATACCATAAAAGTTTTACTGCTTCTTTGCTTGTTCATTATTTTTTGTCTTTCTTTCTTCTATGGATGGAAGGGAGCCTTggtgtaactggtaaagttgctgccatgttaCTAGGAGGTCACGGGTTAAAGCCGTGGTAACAgtcttgcaaaaatgcagggtaagactgcataTAATAGACCCTTGTGCTCCGGCATTTCCCTGGAcctcgcgcatagcgggagcttagtgtacTAGGCTgccctttttctttcttctatggATGTTTAAGCATCTCTAAATTACTGTTTTCTACATATTAATATGTGGACATCTTTATAGAGATCATACCCAGATGTGATCCTTTCCAGATGAACGGTTCCAATAGGGATACTGTGTGATAATATGATCATAAGCCTTTTTATAGAATTCCAGCGTCAGAGAACTTCTTAACCCCTTGTGTTCCTGAAATTGATCATAGAGAAAGTGTATCCTAAGTACATGTTCAAGCCATGATATAGGCATGTCCATCGCAATAACAAACATAAAAGTAGTTACATGATGCGCGATATATGGCATTAGGATCCATAAACCGCAGAGTTTAATGTTCTATATGTGTACACAGAGCTTGGGGGTAGGACATCAAACGGAAATTATGATTTAGGTCTGCACGCAATGTGAACTTGTCAACAGTCAAACAAATCTGCTCACTACATGTTTTCAGAAAGAGGTATATATTGTACAGGTGATTTTTGACATAATAATACAGAAAAATAAAACACATCAATACCTGCATGCTCAAATGTGGAGCATCATCAGCACGAGTTATAATACATGAATCAAGAACTGGAACAAAGAAAAAATCTGCTTCCTCTCCATTCAATGTCCGATGAGGGCTAGCTAACAAGCTCTCGTAGAGTGCCATCTATGAAAAAACTTAAGCATAGTTAATTAATGTCATACCAAACATTCAATTGTTCAGTTGGAGTTGCCTAAGACTGTTACCTGTGCGCCATACAGCTGGTCAGTCCAAATTGTAGCATTTCTGTGATCATACATTCTGTTCACACATTCCAGTTTAAAGTGCCGTCCCTGCATTACCCAGGAAGCAAATAGGTATTAGAATTTTACTCTTCAATCGAACAGATAAGATTG
This sequence is a window from Nicotiana sylvestris chromosome 3, ASM39365v2, whole genome shotgun sequence. Protein-coding genes within it:
- the LOC104230606 gene encoding uncharacterized protein, whose product is MFSFQKWRCSWSLVASVASIVTLVSVVHLFIYPVAPSLDYFRPFQNSCVPINRSNEGEKIILKDNKSIEDRKNNATDSISTEGSQSNPDTRSPIPTVDLNVNFPSNLHNSVVYRGAPWKAEVGRWLAGCDSNTSAVKVIEQISGKSCRNDCSGQGICNRELGQCRCFHGFTGEDCAERQELSCNYPGPKEEPFRRWVVSICPGYCDTTRAMCFCGEGTKYPNRPLAEACGFTINPPSEPGGSPMIDWTKADLDVFTTNGSKRGWCNVDPAEAYASKVLFKEECDCKYDGLWGRLCEVSVLSTCINQCSGHGLCRGGFCQCSSGWFGADCSVPSVVSSITEWPHWLRPAQVIVPENLMSGGNLVNLDAIVEKRRPLIYVYDLPPDFNSLLLEGRHFKLECVNRMYDHRNATIWTDQLYGAQMALYESLLASPHRTLNGEEADFFFVPVLDSCIITRADDAPHLSMQEHKGLRSSLTLEFYKKAYDHIITQYPYWNRSSGKDHIWFFSWDEGACYAPKEIWNSMMLVHWGNTNSKHNHSTTAYWSDNWDSISSDRRGNHPCFDPHKDIVLPAWKRPDEGSLNAKLWSRPREKRKTFFYFNGNLGPAYKNGRPEATYSMGIRQKVAEEFGSTLNKEGKLGKQHAEDVIVTPLRAGNYHEELASSVFCGVMPGDGWSGRMEDSILQGCIPVVIQDGIYLPYENFLNYESFAVRIREDEIPNLLNILRSFNETEIEFKLANVKRIWQRFLYRDSVVLEAERQKALRGSVEDWGLKFSQLEEDDVFATFIQVLHYKLHNDPWRRQLMLQKKEFGLPKECLIRTER